One window from the genome of Stegostoma tigrinum isolate sSteTig4 chromosome 27, sSteTig4.hap1, whole genome shotgun sequence encodes:
- the orai2 gene encoding protein orai-2 isoform X2: MVEVQLEMQYNYPKFLLIAFSACTTVLVAVHLFALLISTCILPNVEAVSNIHNLNSVNESPHERMHYYIELAWGFSTALGILLFLTEVVLLCWIKFLPVDKAVTNDKETGPVQAGNGHTGWNAALASTIIMVPVGLIFVIFTIHFYRSLVGHKTERHNQEIEELHKLKVQLDGHDRVMQMV, translated from the coding sequence ATGGTTGAAGTGCAGCTGGAAATGCAATACAACTATCCCAAGTTTCTGCTCATTGCTTTCAGTGCCTGCACAACTGTGCTGGTTGCTGTTCACCTCTTTGCCCTTCTGATCAGCACTTGCATCCTCCCTAATGTGGAAGCTGTCAGCAACATTCATAATCTTAACTCTGTCAACGAGTCACCCCATGAGCGCATGCACTACTACATCGAGCTAGCCTGGGGTTTCTCAACTGCGCTGGGCATTTTACTGTTTCTCACGGAGGTGGTACTGCTTTGCTGGATCAAGTTTCTACCAGTAGACAAAGCTGTGACGAATGACAAAGAGACTGGTCCAGTCCAGGCAGGAAATGGACACACTGGGTGGAATGCAGCTTTAGCATCCACTATTATTATGGTACCTGTGGGCCTTATTTTTGTGATTTTCACAATACACTTTTACCGTTCACTGGTTGGACACAAAACAGAGCGTCACAATCAAGAGATTGAAGAGCTGCATAAACTGAAAGTGCAACTGGATGGTCATGACCGGGTCATGCAAATGGTTTGA
- the orai2 gene encoding protein orai-2 isoform X1 gives MSSERSAPAGSPAPPCSEPEAGAADYRDWVRRSYLELVSSNHHSVQALSWRKLYLSRAKLKASSRTSALLSGFAMVAMVEVQLEMQYNYPKFLLIAFSACTTVLVAVHLFALLISTCILPNVEAVSNIHNLNSVNESPHERMHYYIELAWGFSTALGILLFLTEVVLLCWIKFLPVDKAVTNDKETGPVQAGNGHTGWNAALASTIIMVPVGLIFVIFTIHFYRSLVGHKTERHNQEIEELHKLKVQLDGHDRVMQMV, from the exons ATGAGCTCGGAGCGGTCAGCGCCGGCCGGTTCGCCCGCTCCCCCGTGCTCGGAGCCCGAAGCCGGGGCGGCTGATTACCGGGACTGGGTGAGGCGCAGTTACCTGGAGCTGGTCTCCTCGAACCACCACTCGGTGCAGGCTCTCTCCTGGAGAAAGCTCTACCTCAGCCGGGCCAAGCTCAAAGCATCGAGCCGGACATCCGCTCTCCTGTCGGGTTTCGCCATG gtTGCCATGGTTGAAGTGCAGCTGGAAATGCAATACAACTATCCCAAGTTTCTGCTCATTGCTTTCAGTGCCTGCACAACTGTGCTGGTTGCTGTTCACCTCTTTGCCCTTCTGATCAGCACTTGCATCCTCCCTAATGTGGAAGCTGTCAGCAACATTCATAATCTTAACTCTGTCAACGAGTCACCCCATGAGCGCATGCACTACTACATCGAGCTAGCCTGGGGTTTCTCAACTGCGCTGGGCATTTTACTGTTTCTCACGGAGGTGGTACTGCTTTGCTGGATCAAGTTTCTACCAGTAGACAAAGCTGTGACGAATGACAAAGAGACTGGTCCAGTCCAGGCAGGAAATGGACACACTGGGTGGAATGCAGCTTTAGCATCCACTATTATTATGGTACCTGTGGGCCTTATTTTTGTGATTTTCACAATACACTTTTACCGTTCACTGGTTGGACACAAAACAGAGCGTCACAATCAAGAGATTGAAGAGCTGCATAAACTGAAAGTGCAACTGGATGGTCATGACCGGGTCATGCAAATGGTTTGA